A genome region from Euphorbia lathyris chromosome 4, ddEupLath1.1, whole genome shotgun sequence includes the following:
- the LOC136226640 gene encoding dof zinc finger protein DOF3.6, translating into MVFSSINPIYLDPPNWHQQPNHQSVDAAENLQLPPLLPPPPGGGSSGSGGGGSGGSIRPGSMSERARQAKIPQPETALKCPRCDSTNTKFCYFNNYSLTQPRHFCKTCRRYWTRGGALRNVPVGGGCRRNKRSKGSNRSKSPSKATSSSTGLVSNSTDIIGHNMPPPPPQPQPQLQHMPILPPLHHLNDFNSAGVGVNFSGIHPSSGGGGMEFQIGSTNSGGSFLSNGLVDQLRFQQFQQFPNFLANSETPNGMYSYDGEAGEPQNYVGQFRSKAMDSMVTQLSTVKMEENHRQSLNLSKNFLGISGNDHQYWSNGNAAFTDLTSFTSSSTTNLL; encoded by the exons ATGGTCTTCTCATCCATTAATCCTATCTATCTAGATCCACCCAACTGGCATCAG CAACCTAATCACCAATCAGTAGATGCTGCTGAAAATCTTCAACTTCCACCACTTCTTCCGCCGCCTCCTGGTGGCGGCAGCAGCGGAAGTGGCGGAGGTGGAAGCGGGGGCTCGATCAGGCCTGGTTCGATGTCAGAACGGGCTAGACAGGCGAAGATTCCTCAACCTGAGACAGCCCTAAAATGTCCAAGATGTGATTCAACAAACACTAAGTTTTGTTACTTCAACAACTATAGCCTAACTCAGCCACGTCACTTCTGCAAGACGTGCCGGCGGTACTGGACTAGAGGCGGCGCGCTCCGTAACGTACCTGTTGGGGGCGGATGCAGACGTAACAAGAGGAGTAAAGGGAGTAACAGATCGAAATCTCCATCTAAAGCAACTAGCTCAAGCACTGGACTTGTTTCTAATAGTACTGATATTATAGGGCACAATATGCCCCCTCCTCCTCCGCAGCCTCAGCCTCAGCTACAACACATGCCTATCTTACCACCGTTACATCATCTTAACGACTTCAATTCCGCCGGAGTTGGGGTAAATTTTAGTGGGATTCATCCTTCAAGTGGTGGTGGTGGAATGGAGTTTCAAATTGGGAGTACTAATTCAGGGGGTTCTTTCTTATCAAATGGACTTGTTGATCAATTGAGATTCCAACAATTTCAGCAGTTTCCTAATTTCTTGGCTAATTCTGAAACCCCAAATGGGATGTATTCATATGATGGAGAAGCAGGTGAGCCTCAAAATTATGTGGGTCAGTTTCGATCAAAGGCTATGGATTCAATGGTTACTCAGTTGTCAACAGTTAAAATGGAAGAAAATCATCGTCAAAGCTTAAATTTGTCAAAGAATTTCTTGGGTATTTCAGGGAATGATCATCAATACTGGAGTAATGGGAATGCTGCATTTACTGATCTCACCAGTTTCACTTCTTCTTCTACAACCAATCTTTTGTGA